The Sphaerochaeta globosa str. Buddy region CACATGCAAACCTTGTCGATCCGGTACTTCGACAGCCATTCGCATGGTGATGTCATGAGCCTGTACACCAACGATGCCGACACGCTCAGGCAAATGGTCACCCAATCGATCCCAAACTTCATAAACTCGATCATCACCGTGGTTGCGATTTTTCTGGCAATGCTGCTGACCAGTTGGCAACTGACCCTTGTAGTGGTAGTCTCCCTGTCCTTCATGCTTTCCATCTCGAGCAAGGTAGCCAAGAAAAGCGGTTCCTATTTCATGGCCCAGCAGAAGGCTATCGGAAAGACCAATGGCTACATCGAGGAGATGATAAACGGGCAGAAGGTCATCAAGGTCTTCACCTATGAAGAACGGGCCAAACAGCGGTTCAACCAGTTCAATGAGGAACTCGCCAGCGATGCGTTCAATGCCCATCGCTTTGCAAACATCCTGATGCCGATCATGGGAAATATCAGCTATATCCAGTATGTATTGGTAGCCATCGTCGGTGGCATATTGGCCTTGGGGGGGGTCGGTTCCCTAACGTTGGGAGCCATCGCCTCCTTCCTGCAGCTCAGCCGCTCGATCAACATGCCCATCAACCAAATGGCGCAACAGCTCAATTCGGTGGCTATGGCGTTGGCGGGAACCAAACGAATTTTCGCTTTGTTGGATGAAGCAAGCGAACCGGATGAAGGGTATATCCGTTTGGTGAACGTCAAGCAGGATGAAGGTGATGGATTGGTGGAAACCGATGAGAAAACCAATACCTGGGCATGGAAGGACACGAAGACGGGAGAGCTGACCAAGCTTTGCGGCCATGTCCAACTGCATGAAGTCGACTTTGCCTATACAGCAGAGAAGCTTGTACTTCAGGATATCACCATCGAAGCAAAACCTGCCCAAAAGATTGCTCTCGTCGGAGCCACCGGAGCTGGAAAGACCACCATCACCAACCTCATCAACCGGTTTTATGATTTGGCGGATGGGAAAATCCAGTATGACGGCATCGACATCAACACCATCGCCAAAGACCAACTGAGAAAGTCACTCGGCGTGGTACTGCAGGATGTACATCTCTTCAGTGGAACGGTTATGGAAAACATTCGCTACGGACGCCTGGATGCCACCGATGAGGAAGTCATCGAAGCGGCCAAGCTTTCCAATGCCGATACCTTCATCGCCCATCTTGGTCAAGGGTATCAGACCCAACTCTCAGGCGATGGGACTTCCCTCTCCCAAGGTCAGCGGCAATTGCTTTCCATCGCCCGGGCCATTGTGGCTAATCCTCCGGTACTGGTTCTGGACGAGGCAACCAGCAGCATCGATACCCATACCGAGGCAATGGTGC contains the following coding sequences:
- a CDS encoding ABC transporter ATP-binding protein, producing MRMPSNQKTQPHGMPKLDLATFKRLFSLILKPYKGRFVIVVLCIIISALSGVAGSLFLRILIDSYIVPLIGSANPSFAPLVQALLVMLSIYASGVVASFTYNLLMITIAQGTLKSIRDDMFSHMQTLSIRYFDSHSHGDVMSLYTNDADTLRQMVTQSIPNFINSIITVVAIFLAMLLTSWQLTLVVVVSLSFMLSISSKVAKKSGSYFMAQQKAIGKTNGYIEEMINGQKVIKVFTYEERAKQRFNQFNEELASDAFNAHRFANILMPIMGNISYIQYVLVAIVGGILALGGVGSLTLGAIASFLQLSRSINMPINQMAQQLNSVAMALAGTKRIFALLDEASEPDEGYIRLVNVKQDEGDGLVETDEKTNTWAWKDTKTGELTKLCGHVQLHEVDFAYTAEKLVLQDITIEAKPAQKIALVGATGAGKTTITNLINRFYDLADGKIQYDGIDINTIAKDQLRKSLGVVLQDVHLFSGTVMENIRYGRLDATDEEVIEAAKLSNADTFIAHLGQGYQTQLSGDGTSLSQGQRQLLSIARAIVANPPVLVLDEATSSIDTHTEAMVQRGMDALMQGRTVFVIAHRLSTIRNADRILVLQNGKIIERGNHEQLLQLKGQYYRLYTGAFELE